From Bradyrhizobium sp. AZCC 1610:
TGGGGCGCGCGCTCGGGCGCGCCTGGGTCAAGGCAGGCCATGATGTGGTCTATGGCGCGCGCACCGCCGGCGTCAAGGACATGGCGTCCTTTCTCGCCCAGACTGGGGGACGCGAAGCACCGGGCCAGGCCGCCGCGCTTGCTGCGGACGTTGTCGTGCTGGCGTTGCCGTGGGGCAAGGCGGAACCGGCCGTACGCGGCCTGGGCGACCTCAACGGAAAGGTCGTCATCGATTGCATGAACCCGCTCATCATGCGCGATGGGGCGCTCGGGCTTGAGTGCGGATTTGAAACGTCGGGCGCGGAACGCGTGGCAGCCTGGCTTCCGGGCGCGCGCGTCGTGAAGACGCTCAATCAGGCCGGTGCGGAGGTGATGGGGGATACCACCATGCTGTCGGCGCGCCCCGTGATGTTTCTCGCTGGCGATGATGCCGCCGCAAAGGACACTGCACGAGCGTTAGTCGCCGAACTCGGCTTTGAGCCATTGGACGCGGGTCCGCTCAGCATAGCGCGCCTGCTCGAGCCCTTGGCCATGGTGTGGATCAACCAAGCCATTTTACGCGGCGAGGGCCGCGACTGGGCCTTCACGTTGGCCCGTCGGCGGCCGTGACTGTTCATCCGTTTCGTCCGCGTGTCTGTCAAGCTCAAGCATCTACACTACGCTGAGATGGCCGC
This genomic window contains:
- a CDS encoding NADPH-dependent F420 reductase translates to MRVAVIGAGAVGRALGRAWVKAGHDVVYGARTAGVKDMASFLAQTGGREAPGQAAALAADVVVLALPWGKAEPAVRGLGDLNGKVVIDCMNPLIMRDGALGLECGFETSGAERVAAWLPGARVVKTLNQAGAEVMGDTTMLSARPVMFLAGDDAAAKDTARALVAELGFEPLDAGPLSIARLLEPLAMVWINQAILRGEGRDWAFTLARRRP